The following is a genomic window from Verrucomicrobiota bacterium.
AACCATCGCCGTGCGCGGTAAAAACCTGGTTGGTCTGGTCGAAGGTCAGCGTGTCGCCGCTCACAACTCGTTGGTTGGAAGACCAGTTTGCTTTGCCGCTTAATCTGACTGTGCCGTCCGCTTCCGTGTAAATCGCTTCGTCGCCGGTGGCGCGGCTCTGATCATTGGGGTTGAAGATCAAAACGTTGGTGCGAGCGATGATGACACGAGCCGGCCGATTGGTCGTCGGTAACTGCATCGTCAAGAGCTTGGAGGTGATTTCGATGATTTCATTTGTGCCGGCGTGATCGGCCGCCGGCGTGGACGAGTTCGCCGACAGTGGCCCCGACAAACTCAAAGCCGCACGCGGCAATTTCAAATAAGCATTCGGTTCAGCCCGAACCGTGTTGTCTTGCCTGTCGAAAATGAATTTGTCCGCTTTCGCCGCGCGCTGGTCATCCTGCCAATGCGCATTGCCCATCAACTCAATCCTCTCCTGTTCCGCGTTCACCAAGTAAACCGCCGATTCGCCGGTGGCGCGACTGTTGTCCTGCCTGCCTGTGATCACCACATTTGTTTCCGCCAGGACATTTTCCACTGAACCGTTGGTGGAAAAATGAGCCGTCGCAATTGCGCACGTCAGTTCCATCTTTGGATCGACCGCTCGGACGTTGCCCGAATAAACCGCCAGATTGGAAACGGAACTGAAATCGGCGTGTTGGGAAAAGATTTTGACGAATTGGTTTGTGTCGAGGACGGCATTGGTGGCCACGAGGGTTGGGACAGGAACGCCGGCTGAATTCGTCGTCGCCTCACCCGCCGGTTTGAGTTGAGAGGTCGGGGACGCGAGTAATTCCTTGTGGATGGTAGTTTCGACTTTGTTCGAAATGACCAGACTGAGATTCGTCTGCCGTAATAGAAATCCTTCGCCTTGTATGAAGAATTTTCCATCCGCCGTCTGCATCTGCATCGGCCCGGCGGAACTGACCGTGCGGTTAATCGTGTCATAGACGCACTCGGGCGCAGAACTGATTGTCTGGCGGTCGCCGTTTCGTGCAAAAGTTTCCATCCTGAACTCTTTGAGCAAAACCTTGCCTTCGCCGAGCGCGCGACCTTCCGCGCCCATCAGCAAATATTTTGTCTGATTCTGCAATGGTGGATCGTAGGGTTCAGCGAATCGAAATTTACTGATGACGACTCCGCGCTGCTGTCCATGCAATGTGACCACCAACAGAACAAAAGCGGCAAGCAGCCCGCCGATCAGAGCCCATCTCCCGGTTTGAACTGCGCGCTGCGTCATAGCCAGGCGCGACAGGCAGAAGGCGCAGTCGAAGATTTCAGATTGGCAGCGGTGTCGTTCGGCACGCCGTGGTTCTACCAGTCACGCCCGGAAACGTAAAACGTAATTCGCAATGGAAGGTGTTTTCACCGGGATACATCTGCAGAATGCTGCAGTCCGTCACGCTTGAATTCACAATTCAACATCGCGTGGAGGTGGTGCCTTCCTTAAGGCTAACATTGATGCCGCTGCAAATGTCGCCAGGCGCGCGCGCCACGATTTCCGGTCTGCCTGCCGAAGAAATCGCTACCGTGAAGCGGTTGCGCCCGCGTTCGCCGGCGCTGGCGTTTTCGATTCGCGCGTTCTGGCCGACGCCGCCGACCGGGTGGCCAGCTTGTTTACCTCCGTGCACTGCCAACCGTCACAGAGGATTCTGAAGAGCGGCGCGCGGGAATGTAAACGCCGTTGAAGAACCGCTCTGTTTTGTGGGTTAAACATGAGCAGGAAGCTCTTGCGGGGACGTGCCGATTGCGCGTTTCGCAATCATCAGTGTGTCAGTACTCGTTAATACCCCAAAGCGGAGCGTTGGTGGGAGATCGGAGGCGGTCTTCCACCAACGGAGTCACATCCGTCGCGTGGGCAGAAATGCCCGCAAGCGGAAGGAGAACATGCGACGGCGCGGCAGGAAACACGTGCGGGAAAAAGTTCATCTCCGCCTGGAGCGCGACGCCGTTCAAATAGCCGAACATCAGGCAATCCTCCACCCGGTCGGAAGGGGTGCCTTCCACCAGCGCGACCAGGGCGGAATCGTGACCCTCCTTGGCTGCACGCCATTTTTCAATCCAGTTGCGAGCGATCCAGGGCGGCTCCTTCGCGTCGCGGAGCGCCACGATGATCATATCGGCCTCCATGGCGGCGGCGATGGCCCGGTCAAGCAAGGCGGGATCATACAGGAAGTGAAATTTCCACCAGGAGTACCGCATGTCATGGTCGTCGCGCAGGTTTTTGACGAGCGTGTCGTACAACGCAATAGCACGGCCATGCGTGAGTTCGTCCTCGTAAGCAACCACGAGGTGGAAGGGAAACTTCGGTTCCCAACGAACGGTTTCAGGAATGACTTCCAGCGAACTGGCGCTCATAGGCATGTTCAGGTTAAGGGACGGATCAAGAGACCTCGTCGCAATCCCTCGCGCCACCGTATTCATCAGACCTCCTTTTGGCGAAGTCGTTGGAAAAGCGGACCGGCAGGTGTGGCGCGTTGGCTTCATGGCGACTGTCACCAGTCTGATCGCTCTGGCGTGCATCACAACGCGAACGGTTACGGATATTGCACCTCGGACGGATTACGGATGCGGACGGCGAAAGCAGGACGTCGTCAGCCGGCGCAGAATTCACTGAACCATGCCCTGCGCGACCGCAAACCTCGTCAGGCCGGCGACGGTGTGGATGTCGAGCTTGTGCATGATATGCTCGCGGTGGGTCTCCACGGTGCGCACCCCGACCCCAAGTCGGCGGGCGATATCCTTGTTGCTAAGCCCTTCAGCCACGTGCACCAACACCTCGCGTTCACGGTCGGACAGGGCGAACGCGTGGGCGGGGCGGGCGTCACCGGGGCTGCCCTGAGCGAGTTCCTCCACCAGAACGCTCGACACTCCAGGACCGCAAAAGACCTCACCCGCGCTTACGGCGCGAATGGCGCGCACCAGTTCATCGGGCGAACTGTCCTTCCGCACGAAGCCGCGCGCACCGAGCCGGAAAACTTGCGTGATGTATTCGCGATTGTCGTGCATGGTGAGCACCAAGACGCGGGCTCGGGGCGCTTTTTTCCGCAAGCGCGAGATGGCTTCCAGTCCGCTCATGCCCGGCATGCTGATGTCCATGAGCACGACCTCGGGCTTCAACCGCGCCGCCTGCCGCAGGGCTTCTTCGCCGTTGCCGGCTTCGCCGACAATCGCAATCCCGGCTTCCGTAGCCAGGTGGGACTTGATGCCCTCGCGCACGAATGGGTGATCGTCCACAAGTAACAGGCGAATTTTTCGAGCGGCCATAATAGGAAAAGGTTAGCTGGAAAGCACGGGAAGGCGGCCCGCGGGTGTGACGCGGCGCGTTTGCGGCGTCAACTCCACGACCAGTTGCGTGCCCGCGCCGGGAGAGGATTCCACCGAGCAAATCCCGCCGACCAGCCGGACGCGTTCCTCAATGTCCATCAACCCCATGCCCGCATCTTTCGCAGCGCCGAGGCTCAACACGCTCTGATCAAACCCGCGTCCATCATCACGCACGCGAAACCGGAGACCGCCATCGTCGCACGCGAGTTCCACCGTCACCCGGCGCGCGCCGGCGTGCTTTTCCACGTTCGTCAGGGCCTCCTGCGCGATGCGGTAGATGCTCAACTCAATGTCGGCGGGGAGCTTTTGCGGCGTGTCGGGGCACACCAGTTCAACCACGATGCCGGTACGTTCCCCAAATTCTGTGCACAAGCTGCGCAGCGCCGCCACCAGGCCGAGGTCATCCAGTTCACTCGGGCGAAGATTGCGGGAGATGCGGCGCACTTCCAGCATGGCCTTGTCCAGTAAGGCTCGAGTTTTCTCCACCTCGGCGCTCAACGCATTGTCCTCCTTTGGCAGGCGCGCCTCAACGGATTGGATGCGGAACTTCACGGAGGAGAGAAGTTGGTTGACACTATCGTGCAATTCGCGTGCGACCCGGCGGCGTTCCGCTTCCTGCGCGTGCAGAATCAACCGGGGCAATTCGCGCAGTTTCGCCTCCGCGGCCGCCTTCTCACGCTCGACCGCCTTTTTGCGCAGCGCGCTGAGCACGGAGGACGGCAGCCGCCGCAGGCTGGCCTTGAGGATGTAATCGTCCGCGCCTTCCTTGATGCAGGCGACGGCGACTTCTTCCGAGCGATTGCCGGTGACCAGGATGAAAGGGATGTCGGGGCGTTTCGCCTGCAGCAGATGCAACGCCTCCAGCGCATCAAATTCCGGCAGCGTGAAGTCCGAGAGCACGATGTCGGGC
Proteins encoded in this region:
- a CDS encoding response regulator transcription factor, with protein sequence MAARKIRLLLVDDHPFVREGIKSHLATEAGIAIVGEAGNGEEALRQAARLKPEVVLMDISMPGMSGLEAISRLRKKAPRARVLVLTMHDNREYITQVFRLGARGFVRKDSSPDELVRAIRAVSAGEVFCGPGVSSVLVEELAQGSPGDARPAHAFALSDREREVLVHVAEGLSNKDIARRLGVGVRTVETHREHIMHKLDIHTVAGLTRFAVAQGMVQ
- a CDS encoding response regulator → MNKELDIVIIEDIARDAEAMEAALRDEEISFKTRRIQTREEFRAVLETAPPDIVLSDFTLPEFDALEALHLLQAKRPDIPFILVTGNRSEEVAVACIKEGADDYILKASLRRLPSSVLSALRKKAVEREKAAAEAKLRELPRLILHAQEAERRRVARELHDSVNQLLSSVKFRIQSVEARLPKEDNALSAEVEKTRALLDKAMLEVRRISRNLRPSELDDLGLVAALRSLCTEFGERTGIVVELVCPDTPQKLPADIELSIYRIAQEALTNVEKHAGARRVTVELACDDGGLRFRVRDDGRGFDQSVLSLGAAKDAGMGLMDIEERVRLVGGICSVESSPGAGTQLVVELTPQTRRVTPAGRLPVLSS